In Mustela lutreola isolate mMusLut2 chromosome 4, mMusLut2.pri, whole genome shotgun sequence, the genomic stretch CCCAGAActagggagaagcagcagccctAGGATTGCCACCCCCAAATCCCACTGTGCCCCTCAGCTCTGCTTGGCTGTGAGAGTCAGAAAGAGGCAACCAGGGGAACCTTGATGTGCCCTGCTGAATACAACACATATAGCAAGGCAACAGGTGCACAAAGAGGGAGAGTGATGACAAAAAGTTACATTTATTAACCTTGTACCATGTGCTAAGGAAAGCAGATACAGTATGGAAAGAGAGCTCAGGGCAAGGAGGTAGAGAGACACCAGATCAGAAAGGGTTTTGTAAATCACACATAAGATTCTGTCCTGAGGACAACGGAAGGGGGGCACTGGGCAGTTGCTGAGGTGACAGAACCAGATCTGTTTGGAAGGAGTCCCCTGGCATAAAAACTCTCTCTTGACCCATCAGGCTTCTGGAAGATAAAGAACAGAAAGGATGGGAACAGTAGCATCTCCTTGATTTCTGAACCAACCGATAGTGGCTGGGAGCTGGTGGATTTGGTGGAGGAAACCAAGAATGCCAGACTGGGCCCCTAGAGTGAGGGGCATCAGGAGGGTGGGTGTTGATTCCCTTCAAAAGGACTAATGACTGTATGTGAAGCAGTATAGTGTAAAGGGGGGAAAGCTACTAATAAGCATAATTTGGAGTTGCGAGCCCTGAGTCAAGTCTGAACATCATCACTACTAACTAGCCGTCTGAGTTTATTCCTACATCTATGAGGCaggagaaaataattccattctcTACCTGTCCTCAGGAGTATCAAATGAAATTGAAAGGTGTAACACCCTGCACAAATATTAGGTGTGTCCTTTTCTCAACAAGCGGCTGACCTCTCAATTGTCTGCTGCCTCTCCTGTTTCACACCCGCCTTGCCCgtccccctgcccagcctccctccccacagcagaGTCCAGTCCTGGCAGGAGGGCCTCCCCTGGCaagggggtgcggggtgggggtggcaccCTCCATTCCAAATACTAATAGGTCTATCCTCCTCACGCTGGAAATGAAATTTCGCCTCACTGGGGGGTGggaccctcctcctctcccagggcACTGGAGGGTCAGCGACTTCACCCTGGGACCACCAGCCCCTCCCAAGCCACCAAGGAGTCTGGGGCTAACCCAGAGGCTCTTTACGCAACAACTGGCGCTGAAACATGTGGTTCTCCAGCCTCTCTGTACGTTAAAATCACCTGAGGAGTTGCTCAATACCAAGGCCCCGGCCTCATCCCTGACCAATTAATCGGAATTTTCAGGGATGGGGCCCAGCGTCAGTGTTCTTTTAAATCTCCCCAAGTGGTTCCACTAGGCCACCAGGGGTAAGGGCCATTGTGTTCATGAAATGGATCCCGGCCCGAGGCATCCCGCGACCCCAGACCCCCGAGGAGCCCTTTTTCAAGGATTCCACCCTTGAGCCCAAgtttctcccatcctgccccAAGGGCTCTCCCAACCCACAACCTGATCACCTCAgggacacccccaccccgcgcGCGCGCCTCGGCAGACAGCCCCTAGGACTCCCAGAGCAGACAGCATTCCTGTCCCCGTCGGGTCCGTCCTTTGCGTCTGACTGGCCCCCAGTCCGGCCCGCTCCTGTCCCCGCGCCCGGGCGGCGTACCAGCCCCTCACCAATATCGCGGCAGGCGAAGCCTAATCCTGCGGCTGCCTGGAGCCAGGTGCGAGTCAGTGCGCCTGCGCGCGCCCGGCCGGCAgcttccccagcctctccccccgccccctgccggcGATTGGCTCCGCGCGGCTCCCGGGACCGCGCCCCGGCAGGTGCCCGCGCCCAAGGCTGCCGCAGCCATATTTGTCACGGGCGCGTGCCCGTGGGGACCGAGAAGAAAACGTAGATGCTGGCAAGAAGAGAGCAGATGGCCTGGATTCCTGACGGTTCACCCCCCCTTCACCTCTATAGTTGCTTAAAGTCCATTTCACTTAAAATCAACAAGGCTTTTCTGagtgctcccctctctctccctgtccttccttAGTATTAATTCGCAGAGTGAAGAGAGCACAGCACCTTCTTACGAGCCATGTGGTCTGACTAGATGCACAGCTAGGCGGATGAAAGGACGACAGTGGCGCAACCTGGGACTCCCTGATGCTGGAATGTGAGCCCCTCGAGAGTGGACAGCCCCAGCTTAATGTGGAGGCGCTGGGGCTCAGGCCACAGGCGCCGGTCCCAGGAGAGCTACCATGCAACCCAACCTCCTCgagttaaaaataagaataataaagtaAAAGGAGTACCGAGCTCTCGCTGTGTGCCCTGTACTGTGTTAAGCACTCTGCATCCATTAACTTGTAGTCCTCACACCATCCCTGGGAGGCCGgtgctattatccccattttacagaggaggaaacaggttcagagagATTCAATGACTTTCCTACAAGCAAGAGGCCCAGCTAGAACCAAGCTCTCCTGACTCTCAGAACAGGAGTCTTTCCTCTTCCTACCCCTGCCAAGGGCCTCAAAGTCaagttttattttgcttaatcCAGTCTGGTGAGGATATCCCATGTCTTTTCACAATAGGCCTGTAAGCCTGGTTAGTTTTCCAGGCAACCAAACAGCACACACTTCAGACCTCCTGTTTTCTAATCCTGGGTTATGGGGCAATGAGTATGGGCTTTAGCTTTCCAGGACCTGGGGCCTGGTCCCCTAGTTCCACTTCTTTGTTAAGGGAACTTCCTTTTATGAGCCTCTGTTTTATGCCTTAGAAGGATTTTGTAGGCATTAGTTAAGAAATGGGAGTGTTCAGAATTTTGCCAGCTTTTGGTCATTATGTTTTTGTTGATGGTTGTCAACAGGAAAAtcatcctcttcctcctgcctgaCAACTTGGCAAAGGGCCCACCTACAGCAAATGGTCCAACACTAGAGCCCTCATAAGCAGGGATTGGAGTCTGTCCAACCAGTTCCTGTGGTGCCCCAGCAGTCCTGTGAACTTTGCTCCCAGCATCCACCACTTTTCTCCCCATCTTTTTCACCATCATTTCTCCCCAATCCTGCCCCCTCAGACCCTCTTCTTACCTCCTATGTCCCCCTGAAGCCACATTCAGACCTTGCCCCTTCAGACCCTCCTCTTCTTACCTCCTATATCCCCCTGAAGCCACATCATTTCTCTTCTGGACTTCAACCAATTTCTGGAACCCCTCCTGCTCCAGAAAGCCCTCATGACTAAAAGGAAGTTGACCATTATTCCCCCATCCCAACCCGTTATTCCCATCTATGTTTTCCTGGCTGAGAATATAAGGCTGGAAACCCAGCATTCAGCATGTTGTCTGGCACACGAGGACCTCCATAAATTGAGTAAAGGAGTTCCCCTGCCTTTCCATTTCTGACCAGCATGTGCCTTTGTTGCAAAACAACCCTGACTCTTTACTTGGCCCTCCAGTCCAGTGGGAAAACAGGGGAACAGAAAGGGCTGCGAAGGAGCCAGAAATGAATGTAATCCATTGGGAAAACTTTGCCCCCTATGTTGCACTTAATGTCTCATGGTTACACTGAAGCTCCTCACCcccctgattttttcttttttaaagattttatttatctatctttctatttatttgatagagagaaagcatgagagagcacaaacggggagcagcagaggaagagagagaagcagctcccttCCAAACAAGGAGTCCAaagagggactcaatcccaaggactctgggatcatgacctgaggccaaggcaaacattcaaccaactaagccacccagacgccccctcaTTCCTCTAATTTTATAGACAACGTAGCAATGTAATGGTGTTTGTACCAGCACCAGGACTGGGTCTTGATTATCTCCAATCTTCCTTCCTGATTGCCAGCCACAGAGCTAACTGGGAAGGGACCTAAGATGCAACTGGGGCATATCATCTGCCTGACTTCTTGAGTCATATCAGAGTCCCTAGATTGTGGGACAAATAGATACATAAACAGTCTTTCTCCTCGAAATTCTCTCCTCCCTCGGCTTCTGACCTCTCTGATCTAGGTTCCATCATGTTCTCCTCCTATTAAACAACTCCTCCTCAGTTCCCAGGGCACGTTTTTTCCCAGGGGCTTTCTAAAATCAAAGGACAGGTCCCCCAagtttccattctcttttttttaaagattttatttatttgaggagtggctcagtcctttggtgttgtgatcccggagtcctgtgatagagccccacattgggctccctgcaggatgggaggcctgcttctccctctcctactccccctgcttgtgttctctctcttattGTGTCcctttcagtcaaataaataaaatcttttttaaaataaattttatttgagagagagagagaaagcacgaggttgggggggtggagcagagggttggggagaagcagactccccactgagcagggagctggatgaacagatggacagatggatgtggggctcgatcctgggactccaggatcatgacctgaactgaaggcagatgctaccaactgagccacccaggcaccaccctgcaagtttccattttcaaaactcttctcatttattcactcaaacTTGTCAGGTCATGGGCTATCTGGGGTAAAAGGGACTTCCAACACAAGACTGCTGCCTTTAAAAGGTGTTAAGTGGAACCCAACAAAGTGGCAGCCATGACAACGTAGTAAGGTGCGGGTCAGGTCAGGTAGCAGCTGTTTCAGCCCTTCACCTACTACTTTTCACTTCATGACTACCCCACCTCCCATCTCCAGCCTGAATATAAAACCACCTGCCCGACAGTTCCCCGAACAAACTCCCTGACTGCACCATTTCCTCAACTTCCAATCACCCGcaagagttttttttgtttttttgtttttattctccagGCTTGCCTTGACTACCCACCCAGGCAACTAAGCCAAACCTCTAATCTACCCACTCCACCCAGGCAGTTATATGGGGTCAATTCTTGGTGTATCTGCTCCCATCTCTTTTCCATTCCCAGCTCCTGCTTTGGTTGTCAGTTTTCCTGGGCTCATGTGAGAACCTCCTCCAAGACTAGCTTCCAGTCTCTCTCACCAATCTATCCTCTACTTTGCCAACAGGAGAGCCTCTGATCATGGGGTTCGCAAATCAAAAACTACTCAGGTTGctgcattttgaaatttttcatgaaCTGCTGGGGAAAACATTCAGGGTGTAGTGGAGATGCAAACAACAGAAGACTCCACCCCACAGTGTGATAACCcaaacttttaattttctgaggacgCAGATGATGGTGTTttgtaattaaaaacagaaatttatttcattgtcttctgTAAATTTATATGAAGTAAACACAACTGgtgtgtgaaaagaaaaaagactccaTTCAAACCagattaagaaagaaaggaatttatggggtggggtggggaggaagcattGGAGGAAGGTAGTCAAAAGGTAAAGTTCCAGAACTACTAGGTATGTAATACATATGATGATTATGAGTATCTGAAAGTTGTTAAGTAGaccctaagagttctcatcacatgGGAAAAATTTTTATGTGTAAGATAATGGATATTAACAAAACTTAATGTGTTAATCATTTCATCATATACTTAAGTAAAATCATTTGCTGTATACCTTAGACCTATACAATcgtgtatgtcaattatatctcaataaaattggaCATTTAAATGATGTCAGCAggacttaatttctctttctgtcccttggTTCCACTTCTTCTGTGTCTCCATGCTCCTATAGGCCTTCACCTCTCCACCCAGACTGTATTCTTTCAGATTTCTGTCCAGGGGAAAGAATGCACTTCCCTCCACGCCAAGAAAACAAAGTCCTGGGCCTGGCTCCCACTGACCAGTTGAGTCACCTGGCTACTCTCAACCAATCCTTACGGCCAGAGGGATTGCAGTGCAATTGATCTAGCCATAAATCACCCATAACTTTAAGGACAGAGTATGGCCAACTCCCCCAGAACCACTTCATTGAGTACATAAGGTATGGGACCCCCCAAATCTAGAAACTGTTACTACAATCAGGATGAATGTTGAGAAACTCACAGTTTGGtccttatttttcccattttacctGAACCAACCCCCGACCAGCAGAGGTCTTCAGCAAGCATATAGGGACCGATTATTAAAGTACAGGCTTCTCGGgacacctggatgtctcagttggttaagtggctgccttcggctcaggtcatgatcccagcgtcctgggatcgagtcccatgtcgggctccttgctcagcagggagcctgcttctccctctgcctgccatctgtctgcctgtactctctctctctctgacaaataaataaataaaatcttaaaaacaaacaaacaaacaaacaaacaaaacacaggcTTCTCACCCTCCCAGCCTCCAACTTGAGCTTGCTCTCACacgctccccacctcccacccaggtGTGACCAGATCCCCgtgtgggaggaagaggagaaaggggcCAGTTCCACAGGGCCCACGATTGAGCTCCAGGCCTGGGTGAGGTGAGTCTATAGGCAGTCTTGGACATTCCTCAAGTGCTGAGATTTGGAGAAGACAAAGTTATAAACAGGAAGGGGGAGGAATATTAATTTCCTATTGgcactgtaacaaattaccaaaatccTAGctacttaaaacaatacaaattaattatcttacagttttggtgGTTAGAAGTCTGCCTCATTAACTAAAATCAGGGTGCTGACAGAACTGCGTTCCTTTCTGAAGGTtctagggaagaatccatttccttgtgtttttCAGCTTCCAAAGGCTGCCAGCATTCCTTAGCTTATGAGCCCCTTTCATCTTCGAAGCCAGCAACAGCTGGTTCACTCTCATATGACATCACTctgactcttctgcctccctcttccacatTTAAGGACACCTGTAATTACACTGGATCTATccagataatccaagataatctcaTTTTGGACAGCTAATTCACAACCTTAATACTATCTACAACCTCAATTCCCCCTtgcatgtaaggtaacatatttgCAGGTTGGCAGGGATTAGGTTGTGGACATCTTGGGGGTGGACACCTCCCCCAACAAAGACCACTTTGTCCTGAGACTAGTTCCTGGAGTGCACAGAGGGTGAGGCTCCCTCTTGGAGCTCTGGGGTAGGGAGTGTCAGGAAGATACCCAATTCCAGTATCTATCTTCACCAGGCCAATGGCCCAAGACTTGAGAGAGCAGCTCAGCCAGGAATATAAAAGTGTGACATCATCAAGGCGAGTGCAGAACTTCCCAGAGGGTAGCTGGCCTTTGAGGGGCAACTGAAAACGTAAGAGGAGGGGGTTACTGGTGGTTCCTGAGTCAAgataagaggaagaaggaaagtatGATGGTCCAGCAGCCCAGCACCTGGGAGATGGTATCAGTTTTAAGTATCCAGTAACTACCACCCGGGCTTGCAGCCAGAATGGGCTGGAGCTTAGACAGGGCTTCACCCAAGAAAGGGCTTCACACCAGAAAGATTGCTGGCTTCACCCAAGCAGGGTGGGCTTTGGCCTTAGTTggactgggttcaaatcccattGTGCTACCTAGACTGTGTAAACCTGGGAAAAGTGGcctgacttctctgagcctctggttCCTTATCAATTAGATGAAAATGATGTCACCATGTTCATCACATGGCTATTAAttagttcttggggcgcctgggtggctcagctgttaggcatctgcctttggctcaggtcatgatcctggggtccaaggatcaagccctgcattaggttccctgctccgcttctccctcccccactccccttgcctgtttccctctctagctgtcaaataaataaataaatttaattaactaattaaataaaaagaattagtcCTTATGTAACATTCTAGAGGGGGAGAATTGGACACAGAGTGAAAGAAGTCCCAGCATGGATTGGCTATTAAGCTAATTACCAATCACGAATCTTGAGATAAGGTTGAATTTTGTTCTTACCATAACTAGCTGTGTGAGTTTGGGCTAGATACTTAACCCGCATAACCTACAACACTGGGAGTGTTTTCTAGTCACATAATACATTTACTGTATACCAAATCTGAGGTAAGCAGCTTTCTCCTACATTAAGTGGGGGAAAATTTTAGTACCTCCTTCCTAGGGCTGATGTAAACCTAAAGTTAGATGCTCATAAACAACATCATTCAGTGCCTGGTGTAGGAGCTTCACTCAAATGTTAGGATAATTCAACCCATTTGGAAGGGCTGGGAGCATGGGGTGTGGGGAACAGGTGGCTAACTGATTGGAAAGGGCACCAAGACAGCCTCAGTGATGTAGGAGTGGGGGCATCCCTGAGCACAAGCCTCACCTTCTGGGTCAGGTGACCCAGTGTAGATACAGGTTGGCTGGCTTCTGGCCAGCAAAATGTGTTTCCCTTTGCCTGGAAACCAGGAGGTGTGGCGGAGGCAGGTCATGAAGGGTAACAGAGCCACTAAACAGTGGTGAAGTGGAGCCTGCTCTGGACTTCTCTGGCTCCCCCAAAGGCTGGGGACCAGCATTTGGGACCAGCTACCCCTGGGCTGAAGGAAACGAGTGAGGAACCACCTGGGAAGAACACTTCAGGACTGAAGGCTTGAAAAGGCCTTGGGTCCTACGGCCTACTGAGAGCCTGGGTTTCGTCCCAGCCCTGGGACAAGAGGTGAGATGGAAGCTGAATGCCTTAGGAAGAGTTCCCCTCAAACCATCAGGTGCTGCACATGGGCTCCTGCTGTGAACCAGAGCCCTGGGTTACTAAGCCCCAGGGATGGGTGGTGGAGACAAAACAAAGAGTATCCATACACACTCCCACCCTAGGTATGGACCATGCTGCAGTAAAAATGCCCGCCGCTTGAGCTTCAGACCATGTATTCGCACAGCTGCCTGGCATCCAAGGAGGGCGTCTGGCCTCCGCTGCAGCCCCTCACCTACACCTACCTGCCCagccctctgctgctgccccccaTCCACGCCCATAGCTTCTACAGCTGGCCCCCAAGCCTGAGCGCAGGCGAGTGGCCGGCTCCGCGGGAATACCACTGCTTCCACCGCCCAGGCGCGCCCCTGGCGGCCGCGCTGCCCTCGTGGGCCTTCCAGCAGGCCTACGCCGCGGCCCTGCTCCCGCCTTTCCCGGCGCCCGGCTACCTGGGGCCATCTCTACAAGGGCCCGCGGGGGAGGAGACGGCGGCTGCCCCGCGCTGGGCACAGTGGCCCGAAGGCGGCAGCCTGCAGGCGGAACTGCGTTGGGGCCGCGTGGAGCACGCGCTGGGCCCGCGCCTAGAATTGCCGGACGTGGTGCGCCGGGAACTCCGGCGCGTGTACGGCACGTACCCGCGCACCGACGTGCGCGTCACCTACCGCGGCGGCGAGTTCCTGCTTCAGGCCACGCCGCGCGTCCCCGAGCCCGAGTACCGTGTGCAGAGGCGCGTGCTGCGGCCGCCCGCCAGCAGCGGCAGCGCCGACAGCAGCCCGGCCGCGGAAGTGGCAGAACGTGGACgcgggaggaagaggaaaggccGGAGCTGAGGACGCCGCGGCGCCCGGCGGCCGGCCCCGGTGAGCACGCGCGTGCCTCTCCTTCCCTTCGCCCGCCGGCGCCGGCCCGCTGCGAGGGACACCTCCGCGGTGCGCTGGCGCTGGGTGCACCTcgctttttgcctttttgtttttcttcttcttctattttttttttttttttttaaccaagactGCACGCCGCCCACCTGCTGCACTTCCCTGATTTCTCTCACGATATTGCTGGATAGCGGGGGAAGGGCGAGAAGAGATCAAGAACATCTCGGGGTGGATgtcctgtttctcttccttccatcCGGACTTGGGAAACCTGGTTGTGGGGCGGAAGAAGGGCGCGGACCCTGTGTTTcgtctctccttcctcctccctatTTTAGAATCCTGCCCTGCGCCAGGCCCCcactttccctttccccctcctccgCCTAACACAGCTCCCCGAATTGCCTAAGTTCCTGCCCAAGCTGAGGGCCCACCTATCCGCAGGTTGtagtgaaaagtaaataaatgaatgaagttaaGTGCATGCTGCGAGATCACTTCTCTgtttggggtgggtgggggtgttcCTCATCTCGCTAATGTGAGGCTTACTCCCCTGCTTCGGGAAGAGCCGGTGTGCCTCCCCACAGCAGGGCTGAGCTCCCTGCTTCGCAGAGTGTAGGACCATAGGCTTTCTAGGCCCTGCGGCCCACTACTTGCCCTGACCCACCACCCTGGGAGAGATTCTGCGGGCATAAGCTCTTTTGTTGAAGCCTGGGTGGTAGACGTGGCAGAGGAAGGAATGGCTAAGACATAGACTTAGGGCTGCTACTGACATTTTCTAGTCGTGTAACTGGgcttgctgagcctcagtttcttcatctgtaaaaatcaACCCACCCTACCCGGAAAATTCACTGGGTTGAAATTTAAGATGAATGTCACTTCTTgtctcctaattcttttttttttcttttttaagattttatttacttatttgtcagagagagagagcacaagcaggcagagtggcaggcagagacagagagaaacaggctccccactcagcaaggaccctcatgtgggacttgaacccaggaccctgggatcatgacctgaaggcagccgcttaaccaactgagccacccatgtgtcccttgTCTCCTAATTCTTACTAACAGTCTTTAACAGGCTGAATTTGCAGTATTCCAGGAGTTAGCTGGAGGGTTAGGTCACTAATCCAATTTTAAGATTGGGTCTGGCAGAACTCCAAATCTGATGCCCAGGCTCCAAATGTGGCTCCTTATGGAATTGCTTTTACTGAATTTCCATTTGTTGGATAGCCAACAGCTGCCTGGGTATGCAGGTATGTTATTGAAGTCGTACACCACTTGACTGAATACTGCTATATTTATGAACCTCATGGAAGGGTTCTTAAGCCTCACCATTTGGGAAGACTTGTTTCTCCTGATGAatggtttacttttattttggaaGCACCAAGAATCTCAtaactcatatttttcttttcgCCCTGGCTTCTAGAGAGTTCAAAGCCAAATTTGCTTAACATCCTTTGTGTAAATTCTGGATCCTCATCCGACACCCCTAGTTTCatcttatattccttttttttttttttttaattataaaaacacaGGGAGTTGGTGTAGTATAATGGGTCTGCCATGTGACCTTAGGTAAATTGCTTAATGTCCTTGAATTGCAAATGAGGTGGTAGTATTAGGACCTCTATCtcatgagggtttttttgttattgtttttttttttaaagatttatttgtcagcacaagcagggggagctgtggcagagggagaaacaggctcctctgagcaaggagactgatgttggactcgatcccaggaccctgggatcatgacctgagccacaggcacacGCTTAACagtctgagctacccaggcatcctttaGCTCATGAGGTTACTGAGAAGATGCCATGAGATGCTGCCTACAAAATGTTTACTACAGTGCCTAGCATGTACTAAATAATCAAAtgttaatgtttgtttttaaaaaattgggggggggtgcctgggtggctcagtggattaaagcctctgccttcagctcaggtcatgatcccagggtcctgtgatagagccccacatctggctctctgctcagcagggagcctgcttcccttcctctctctgcctgactctctgcctacttgtgatctctgtctgtcaaataactaaataaataaatctttaaaaaataaaaaaatttaaaaaaataaaaaaaattgttgggtGTCTGGGTTTAGGCACCCCAACATTTGgttgagcatcctactcttgatttcagctcaggtcatgatctgggggtgaGGGTGGTTCTGAGGTctctccatgctcagcggggagtctgcttttctcccttctcttggccctccccccatttgtgcactgctgtctctcaaatacataaataagtctttaaaaaaataaaaaatatagcttgctatacagaaatacataaaataggaagttaaaatctttttaatatccTTATCCCCAAATGATGAGTAGTGTCTAAGctgttatttttcctatttttttatgtgcacataatattaattatataaaaggAATTACACTGTTTTACCTGTTACATTTTACTGTAAGTGTATTTCGGAACATCATTGCATGCCAGTGTACATGGAGTTACCTCACTTTTCAGCAGCCACCCAACATTCTAtaacatgtggatttttttttttagtttttagctATTGAAAGTCCATCCAACAAATTTCTTGAGGGCCTATTATTTGCCAGGAACTGTTCTAGGCCCTGGGGATACAGTAGTGAATGAGACAACATGGAAGTTCCAGCCCTTATGGAGCTCGCATTTTAGGGGGAGAAATAGAGATGGGACAACAGGCTAATAGATAAAGGCAAATTGTTAGAAATACTACAGCAGGAATGAGAGGCTGAGATGGGAAAGGCGAGTGCAGCAGTGGAACTTAGAATAAGGTAAACAGGGAGGCTTTccgaggaggtgacatttaaattGAGATCTAAAGAATCTGACAAAGCTAGCTGTGCAAAAAGAAGGGTGAGGAAGAAGCTAGGCA encodes the following:
- the C4H10orf95 gene encoding uncharacterized protein C10orf95 homolog encodes the protein MYSHSCLASKEGVWPPLQPLTYTYLPSPLLLPPIHAHSFYSWPPSLSAGEWPAPREYHCFHRPGAPLAAALPSWAFQQAYAAALLPPFPAPGYLGPSLQGPAGEETAAAPRWAQWPEGGSLQAELRWGRVEHALGPRLELPDVVRRELRRVYGTYPRTDVRVTYRGGEFLLQATPRVPEPEYRVQRRVLRPPASSGSADSSPAAEVAERGRGRKRKGRS